The Oncorhynchus tshawytscha isolate Ot180627B linkage group LG12, Otsh_v2.0, whole genome shotgun sequence genome includes a window with the following:
- the LOC112262998 gene encoding coiled-coil domain-containing protein 92, translating to MASPTGTLENNLHSAQKNLLFLQQDHAKTLKGLHAEIRRLQQHCTDLTYELTVRSSDPTDSSEARCRELHSKCEELEAQLKVKEEENTELLRDLEQKNAMISVLENTIKEREKKYLEELKMKSHKLAVLSGELEQRASTIAYLTSQLHATKKKLLAGSSSEASPNVSPVSSYKPTPPKAKDRQSGPETPLRRMKKSLSQPLHSELTELYRLGSDGRRMVLREAVDAMPDPTPFLQAARDMPDLQMVRDRPAVIPPIACDRSSSPRHSLARDRQHRAHVGVAHRIHHSTPPLAPSQPEVEMLAVDQVNGDKVVRKRSGADRTV from the exons ATGGCATCCCCCACTGGTACCCTAGAGAATAATCTGCACAGCGCCCAGAAGAACCTGCTCTTCCTCCAGCAGGACCATGCCAAGACACTGAAAGGTCTACATGCAGAGATCCGCAGACTACAACAGCACTGTACAG ACTTGACATATGAGCTGACAGTGAGAAGTTCAGATCCAACAG acagCAGTGAGGCACGCTGCAGGGAGCTACACAGTAAGTGTGAGGAGCTTGAGGCTCAGCTGaaagtgaaggaggaggagaacactGAGCTGCTGAGGGACCTGGAGCAGAAGAATGCCATGATCTCTGTCCTAGAGAACACCATCAAGGAAAGGGAGAAGAAGTACCTGGAGGAGCTGAAGATGAAGAGCCACAAGCTGGCTGTCCTGTCTGGAGAGCTGGAGCAGAGAGCCAGCACCATTGCCTACCTCACCTCTCAGCTCCACGCCACCAAGAAAAAGCTCCTGGCAGGCAGCTCCTCTGAGGCCAGCCCCAACGTCAGCCCTGTGAGCTCCTACAAGCCCACCCCTCCCAAAGCCAAGGACCGTCAGTCTGGCCCTGAGACCCCTCTACGCCGCATGAAGAAGAGCCTTTCTCAGCCGCTGCACTCTGAGTTAACCGAGCTGTACCGGCTGGGTTCTGACGGGAGGAGGATGGTCCTACGGGAGGCGGTGGACGCCATGCCCGACCCCACCCCATTTCTGCAGGCAGCTCGAGACATGCCTGATCTACAGATGGTACGAGACCGGCCTGCTGTCATCCCCCCCATTGCCTGTGATCGCTCGTCCAGCCCCCGCCACAGCCTGGCACGGGACCGTCAGCACCGGGCACACGTGGGCGTGGCACACCGCATCCACCACAGCACCCCTCCACTAGCGCCGTCTCAGCCAGAGGTGGAGATGCTGGCTGTGGACCAGGTCAATGGGGACAAGGTGGTGAGGAAGCGATCCGGGGCGGACAGAACAGTTTAA